ATATTCCAGCGCCCTGAATATGATCTCCATGTTCATGAGTTATTAAAATCCCATCTATATTACAAATCTCTATATTTATTTTCTTTAACTGTTCCTCTATTTTTTTCCACTAAATCCAGCATCGATTAATAAGTTGATATTATCAGTTTCTACAAAAAGAGCATTCCCTTTACTTCCACTTCCTAGTACTGCTAATTTCATGACACTTCCTTTCTAAATATATATCTTAAGCATATATTATATCATAAAAAAACCTCTTAGCAAATACTGCTAAGAGGTCAGATATTATAAATTAACTAAATTTCTTCAAAATGGTCTTTTCCAACATAACATAATGGACAAACCCAATCTTCTGGTACATCTTCCCACTTTGTTCCTGGAGCTACTCCATTTTCTTGATCACCTATTGATTCATCGTAAACATAATCGCAAATTACACATCTCATATGCTTTCCCATTTTATACCCCCTTAATAATTAATTACTCCATAACCCGTGAATATTACAATATTCTCTTGCACATACTGATTTCCCCTTAGGTACTTTAAAATATGCTTCAGGCGCTTCCCCTGGCTTTAAATATTTTCTATATAAAAAGTCATCTACACAGATTTCTATCATTTGAATATAAT
The window above is part of the Cetobacterium somerae ATCC BAA-474 genome. Proteins encoded here:
- a CDS encoding rubredoxin; its protein translation is MGKHMRCVICDYVYDESIGDQENGVAPGTKWEDVPEDWVCPLCYVGKDHFEEI